Proteins encoded in a region of the Eschrichtius robustus isolate mEscRob2 chromosome 16, mEscRob2.pri, whole genome shotgun sequence genome:
- the LOC137749662 gene encoding histone H3.3A-like, producing the protein MARTKQTARKATGGKAPRKKLATKAARKSAPSTGGVKKPHRYRPGTVALREIRRYQKSIELLICKLPFQRLVREIAQDFKTDLRFQSAAIGALQEASEAYLVGLFEDPSLCAIHAKRVTIMPKDIQL; encoded by the coding sequence ATGGCTCGTACAAAGCAGACTGCCCGCAAAGCGACCGGTGGTAAAGCACCGAGGAAGAAACTGGCTACAAAAGCCGCTCGCAAGAGTGCGCCCTCTACTGGAGGGGTGAAGAAACCTCATCGTTACAGGCCTGGTACCGTGGCGCTCCGTGAAATTAGACGTTATCAGAAGTCCATTGAACTTCTGATTTGCAAACTTCCCTTCCAGCGTCTGGTGCGGGAAATTGCTCAGGACTTCAAAACAGATCTGCGCTTCCAGAGTGCAGCTATTGGTGCTTTGCAGGAGGCAAGTGAGGCCTATCTGGTTGGCCTTTTTGAAGACCCCAGCCTGTGTGCTATCCATGCCAAACGTGTAACAATTATGCCAAAAGACATCCAGCTATAG